From the Arthrobacter sp. PM3 genome, one window contains:
- a CDS encoding TetR/AcrR family transcriptional regulator has protein sequence MTATTSAPADPQGPPAKPRRRVGRPAAAVLDQAGITAAALQLIGKSGYDGFTMAALARTLNVAPSALYNHVSSKRDVLVLVQDHLTSFVDVAAFESGPWEQAVRDWAWSYRDVFSKHTPLIPVIAVLPVADAPKTLAMYEAVSAGFHRAGFPQGRIIPAIVALESFIFGSAYDVTAPADIFDSGSMAASTPYFTSAVELLAEESQDKPADVAFSLGLEALMAGLGALRTA, from the coding sequence ATGACGGCAACAACCAGCGCCCCTGCCGATCCGCAAGGCCCGCCCGCCAAGCCGCGCCGCCGCGTGGGCCGGCCGGCTGCGGCCGTGCTGGACCAGGCCGGCATCACGGCGGCAGCCCTGCAACTGATCGGCAAGAGCGGGTACGACGGCTTCACCATGGCCGCCCTGGCGCGGACCCTCAACGTGGCGCCCTCCGCGCTGTACAACCACGTCTCCTCCAAGCGGGATGTGCTGGTCCTGGTCCAGGACCACCTGACCTCATTCGTGGACGTCGCCGCCTTCGAGTCCGGGCCCTGGGAGCAGGCTGTGCGGGACTGGGCCTGGAGCTACCGTGACGTTTTCTCCAAGCACACGCCGCTGATTCCCGTCATCGCCGTCCTGCCCGTGGCCGATGCCCCCAAGACGCTGGCGATGTACGAGGCCGTCAGCGCGGGCTTCCACCGCGCCGGGTTCCCGCAGGGACGGATCATCCCGGCCATCGTTGCCCTGGAGTCCTTCATCTTCGGGTCGGCCTACGACGTCACGGCACCGGCGGACATCTTCGATTCGGGCAGCATGGCCGCGTCCACCCCCTATTTCACCTCCGCCGTCGAACTCCTGGCCGAGGAAAGCCAGGACAAGCCGGCCGACGTCGCCTTCAGCCTGGGGCTCGAGGCCCTCATGGCCGGACTCGGGGCGCTCCGGACGGCGTAG